One region of Pseudomonas sp. ABC1 genomic DNA includes:
- a CDS encoding conjugal transfer protein TraG N-terminal domain-containing protein: MTLFTTDYLEYYLTLVSWIVHNGIWAVLVSSGVFALPFVAIIVQEWLKARTEGADEGNKGMLSAARIENRVFVAIVVVMFAGIPFIDVDLNTIQYDTARSSQCQVNVPQPNDTGWSQSFSTINNQSAKLPVWWAFMHALSRAVTGASVAAIPCGTDLRQMRMEINATRIDDPVLAQEVADFSQDCYGPARAKLFMQRPNLDDEQMHDVTWIGSHFFTDTAGYYDNYRSNTPRDAWPYDSTRDAGLAQVASGGGYPTCKQWWSDGSNGLRARLLGQVDPSLLNRLAGWAGFLSRTEVDDSVIRTIASPRQQKLNQGSVYTDYGGQIDKTVPNVVTRAAGDVGLAVGSLAAFPAMDIVRQALPMVLSLLKMALVICIPLVLVIGTYDLKTVVTVSVVQFALFFVDFWFQLARWLDSTILDALYGWGWGWNRPHSNFDPLVGLNNTFGDLLLNFVLGMMFIVLPGFWVAALGWLGVRAGNVVQMMTASTDGAKSAGSKGPGAVSKRLK, from the coding sequence ATGACGCTTTTCACGACAGATTATCTGGAGTACTACCTGACCCTCGTGTCCTGGATCGTCCACAACGGTATTTGGGCCGTACTGGTGTCCAGCGGGGTGTTTGCACTGCCTTTCGTAGCGATCATCGTACAGGAGTGGCTCAAAGCTCGCACCGAAGGTGCTGACGAAGGCAACAAGGGCATGCTATCGGCTGCGCGCATTGAGAATCGGGTGTTCGTTGCCATCGTGGTGGTGATGTTTGCCGGTATCCCGTTCATCGACGTGGATCTGAACACAATCCAATACGACACCGCGCGCTCATCTCAATGCCAGGTCAATGTGCCTCAGCCCAACGACACCGGCTGGTCACAATCTTTTTCGACCATCAACAATCAGTCAGCGAAGCTGCCCGTCTGGTGGGCCTTCATGCACGCGCTGTCTCGGGCAGTTACGGGGGCTTCGGTCGCAGCCATACCGTGCGGTACCGACCTACGACAGATGCGCATGGAGATCAACGCCACACGCATCGACGATCCCGTGTTGGCCCAGGAAGTGGCCGATTTCAGCCAGGATTGCTATGGCCCAGCCCGTGCCAAGTTGTTCATGCAGCGCCCGAACCTCGACGATGAACAGATGCACGACGTCACCTGGATTGGCTCACACTTTTTCACCGACACGGCAGGCTACTACGATAACTATCGGTCCAACACGCCGCGTGATGCCTGGCCCTACGACAGTACCCGTGATGCCGGACTTGCACAGGTAGCCAGTGGCGGTGGCTACCCGACTTGCAAACAATGGTGGAGCGATGGCAGCAACGGCCTGCGCGCGCGGTTGCTGGGCCAGGTAGACCCGAGCCTGCTCAATCGCTTGGCGGGCTGGGCTGGCTTCCTGAGCCGGACGGAGGTGGATGATTCGGTGATTCGTACGATTGCCTCTCCGCGGCAGCAGAAGCTCAACCAGGGCAGTGTCTATACGGACTACGGCGGGCAGATTGACAAGACAGTGCCTAACGTCGTGACGCGGGCAGCGGGTGACGTGGGGCTTGCGGTCGGCTCACTTGCCGCTTTCCCGGCAATGGATATTGTGCGGCAAGCCCTGCCGATGGTGCTCTCTCTGCTCAAGATGGCGCTGGTCATCTGCATCCCGCTGGTGTTGGTCATCGGCACCTACGACTTGAAGACGGTCGTGACGGTGAGCGTCGTGCAGTTCGCGCTGTTTTTCGTGGATTTCTGGTTCCAACTCGCCCGCTGGCTAGATTCGACAATCTTGGATGCGCTCTATGGGTGGGGATGGGGTTGGAACCGTCCTCACAGCAATTTTGATCCCTTGGTGGGACTGAATAATACGTTTGGCGATCTGCTGCTCAACTTCGTGCTGGGAATGATGTTCATCGTGCTTCCCGGATTTTGGGTTGCAGCCCTTGGTTGGCTTGGCGTAAGGGCTGGAAACGTAGTTCAGATGATGACGGCATCTACGGATGGTGCAAAGTCAGCAGGAAGTAAAGGCCCAGGAGCAGTATCGAAGCGACTGAAATAG
- a CDS encoding TIGR03756 family integrating conjugative element protein produces MTRRSFDLMRRLRVGVASLLMMSATGSYALNTATIIGSVASPDCLEYRVVGICYWLYCTWGGCTVRTSVKVRHYIPDAVVSSYSNTGENPWIEVQAMSMPNPSAQAGGDGTTNHDNENNLARFKNADVIGHPGAEVFNQFVSSSGYFCEGAGTALMPYLLSTLDTLAWRYNVPEMAYPEALIPGMREIGARTTLNLWGAVYPRGGFLHQTDDHKAGAVVAQRAGDVVTRRGQIHVYQPLLANSRDGYWPAGALMEGDASTGKWQELTPVLSSSCTVFPRNGFLTQAQKGDYAWALWRPYACCERRGQVFLGSTDFY; encoded by the coding sequence ATGACGCGCCGCTCATTCGACCTGATGCGCCGCCTGCGGGTCGGCGTCGCTTCGCTGCTGATGATGAGCGCGACCGGTAGCTACGCACTGAACACTGCAACCATCATCGGATCGGTGGCCTCGCCTGACTGCCTCGAATACCGGGTCGTCGGCATCTGCTACTGGCTCTACTGCACCTGGGGCGGCTGCACGGTGCGAACCTCCGTCAAGGTCCGCCATTACATCCCCGATGCGGTCGTTTCCTCGTACTCGAATACCGGCGAAAACCCTTGGATCGAAGTTCAGGCCATGAGCATGCCCAACCCCTCGGCCCAGGCTGGCGGTGACGGCACCACGAACCACGACAACGAAAACAATCTCGCCCGATTCAAGAACGCGGATGTCATCGGCCACCCCGGCGCCGAAGTGTTCAACCAGTTTGTCTCGTCCTCGGGCTACTTCTGCGAGGGCGCAGGCACGGCGCTTATGCCGTATTTGCTGAGCACCTTGGACACGCTGGCCTGGCGCTACAACGTGCCCGAGATGGCTTATCCGGAAGCATTGATCCCGGGCATGCGTGAGATCGGGGCGCGTACCACGCTGAATCTCTGGGGAGCCGTCTATCCCCGTGGCGGCTTCCTGCACCAGACCGACGATCACAAGGCCGGTGCCGTCGTGGCCCAGCGCGCAGGCGATGTCGTCACGCGCCGCGGGCAGATCCACGTTTATCAGCCGTTGCTTGCCAACTCCCGCGACGGCTACTGGCCGGCCGGCGCGCTGATGGAAGGCGATGCCTCCACTGGCAAGTGGCAAGAACTCACGCCCGTCCTGTCCTCGTCCTGCACGGTCTTCCCGCGCAATGGCTTTCTGACCCAGGCGCAGAAAGGCGATTACGCATGGGCGCTGTGGCGGCCGTATGCGTGTTGCGAACGTCGCGGCCAGGTGTTCCTCGGCAGCACCGATTTCTACTGA
- a CDS encoding type II toxin-antitoxin system YhaV family toxin: MRRHGWTLLFHQCVIEQLHKLHTATRRAQENDPEGFASNANVKLFRAMSQLMLDVVPGDPSRDEFRQGNTLGHAHRHWRRAKIGRRFRLFFRYDSKAKIIVYAWVNDEQTLRSSGSKSDPYAVFEKMLGRGNPPDDWNALIQASKKDWSKPE, from the coding sequence ATGCGACGACATGGTTGGACGCTGCTTTTTCACCAATGTGTGATCGAGCAATTACACAAGCTGCATACGGCCACACGGCGCGCTCAGGAGAACGATCCAGAGGGCTTCGCGTCAAATGCTAACGTCAAGCTCTTTCGGGCGATGAGCCAGTTGATGCTGGATGTGGTTCCGGGTGATCCGTCGCGCGATGAGTTTCGCCAAGGCAACACCCTGGGACATGCCCATCGCCACTGGCGGCGGGCCAAGATAGGAAGGCGCTTCCGACTATTTTTCCGGTACGACTCGAAGGCAAAGATCATCGTCTATGCTTGGGTCAACGATGAACAGACCCTTCGGTCATCGGGCAGTAAATCAGATCCGTATGCAGTATTCGAGAAGATGCTCGGACGCGGAAATCCGCCAGACGACTGGAACGCATTGATACAGGCAAGCAAGAAGGACTGGAGCAAACCAGAATAA
- a CDS encoding type II toxin-antitoxin system PrlF family antitoxin, translating into MPAIHEIATLTSKGQITLPKPIRQALGVDAGGKLAFDLRGSEVVVTRVGAEHEDPAIGTFLSLLARDIEAGRNIQGLPDELARTMLEHSGYAVNLDDEIDGEVSL; encoded by the coding sequence ATGCCCGCCATCCACGAAATCGCCACACTGACATCTAAGGGGCAAATCACATTGCCCAAGCCCATCCGGCAGGCGCTCGGCGTCGATGCCGGAGGCAAGCTTGCGTTCGATCTGCGAGGCAGCGAAGTTGTCGTAACCCGTGTGGGTGCCGAGCATGAAGACCCCGCTATCGGTACATTTCTGAGCCTGCTGGCCCGAGACATTGAAGCTGGGCGGAACATTCAGGGTTTGCCCGATGAACTGGCACGGACCATGTTGGAGCACTCTGGGTACGCTGTGAACCTGGATGATGAGATTGACGGGGAAGTGTCACTCTGA
- a CDS encoding DUF3742 family protein — protein sequence MNSTTRISTAERLGRTAGRRWRAYVRGERRVSHWLTSMGMPVPGATALVWAFKLTVLGMLLYAAFWLALLVLVFFVAGAVASSGLEWEEPETEWRTGPAGFGLYRGDIRVDVGDPYDDD from the coding sequence ATGAACTCGACAACCCGCATCAGCACGGCAGAACGCTTGGGTCGCACGGCAGGCCGCAGATGGCGTGCCTATGTACGCGGTGAGCGGCGGGTGTCGCACTGGCTGACCTCCATGGGGATGCCGGTGCCTGGCGCCACCGCGCTCGTGTGGGCGTTCAAGTTGACTGTGCTTGGGATGCTGCTCTACGCAGCTTTCTGGTTGGCGTTGTTGGTGTTGGTGTTTTTCGTAGCAGGAGCAGTGGCATCAAGCGGCCTCGAATGGGAAGAGCCCGAGACTGAATGGCGTACTGGACCTGCCGGCTTCGGACTGTACCGAGGTGATATACGTGTCGATGTTGGAGATCCTTACGACGATGATTAG
- a CDS encoding integrating conjugative element protein: MKHPEMTPLYIKSRSLLHPSLLAGAIALACGLAWGQTGYQTGGPVIGDEVMYSIGGGNAVSMSRAAGMRSIGVGVGWNSNLICGDMSIQTTLRNQLNGVTNGFQQIMGNVIQSATSAVASLPALIIQRADPGLYNLLTNGVLQARLDFDRSKLTCRAMAERMADAAGGQLGWNQIAEGMALRDAVSSTDAVSAIEQAETRRGNDGVPWVGGNNAGGAGQRSIKVVSDVTRAGYNLVNGRGVNDTSSIAQASCTTLACQTWTSPQEASDWATRVLGEQEQRTCEGCTKTETVPGVGLTPLIQEEYETKLNALQELISGTRTTSFQNLHEAGSTSLPITRGVIEALRDEPDQDLLARRLASEVALSSVLEKALLLQRTLLTGKKEPNVAANQLAIEAVNHESDTLDQEIRNLKTELELRRELANNSPMAIIQRHGTRAAGSRGVYEGDPVPDRLDQLQKGNPGGTP; this comes from the coding sequence ATGAAGCATCCTGAAATGACGCCCCTCTACATCAAATCGCGCAGTCTGTTGCATCCGTCCCTCCTGGCTGGCGCGATCGCCCTGGCCTGCGGGCTGGCATGGGGGCAGACCGGCTACCAGACCGGCGGCCCTGTCATTGGGGACGAGGTCATGTACTCCATCGGCGGCGGTAATGCCGTGTCAATGAGCCGTGCGGCAGGTATGCGCTCCATTGGTGTCGGTGTGGGCTGGAACAGCAATCTGATCTGCGGCGACATGAGCATCCAGACCACGCTACGCAACCAGCTCAACGGCGTCACCAACGGTTTCCAGCAGATCATGGGCAACGTGATCCAGAGTGCCACCAGCGCCGTGGCGTCCCTGCCTGCACTGATCATTCAGAGAGCCGACCCTGGACTCTATAACCTGCTCACCAATGGCGTGCTGCAAGCACGACTCGATTTCGACCGCTCCAAGCTGACGTGCCGCGCCATGGCCGAACGCATGGCCGATGCCGCCGGCGGCCAGCTCGGCTGGAACCAGATTGCCGAAGGCATGGCGCTACGCGATGCGGTTTCCAGTACCGATGCCGTCTCGGCAATCGAGCAAGCCGAGACGCGCCGTGGCAATGACGGGGTGCCCTGGGTGGGCGGTAACAACGCCGGTGGTGCGGGACAACGCTCGATCAAGGTGGTGTCGGACGTTACGCGGGCTGGCTACAACCTGGTGAACGGGCGCGGGGTCAATGACACCTCGTCCATTGCCCAGGCCAGCTGCACGACCCTGGCCTGCCAGACCTGGACATCACCACAGGAAGCCTCTGATTGGGCCACGCGCGTCCTGGGCGAGCAGGAACAGCGCACCTGCGAAGGGTGCACCAAGACTGAGACAGTGCCTGGAGTCGGGCTGACGCCGCTGATCCAAGAGGAGTATGAAACGAAGCTGAATGCCTTGCAGGAGCTGATTTCCGGCACGCGCACCACGTCGTTCCAGAACCTGCACGAAGCAGGCAGCACCTCACTGCCCATTACCCGCGGCGTCATCGAAGCGCTGCGCGACGAGCCGGATCAAGATTTGCTGGCGCGGCGCCTGGCCTCCGAGGTCGCCCTGTCTTCGGTACTGGAGAAAGCACTCCTGCTGCAACGCACGCTGCTAACGGGCAAGAAAGAACCGAACGTGGCGGCCAACCAGTTGGCCATCGAGGCAGTGAACCATGAGAGCGACACGCTCGACCAGGAAATCCGCAACCTCAAAACCGAACTGGAACTGCGCCGCGAATTGGCGAACAACTCGCCCATGGCCATCATTCAACGCCACGGCACACGCGCGGCAGGCTCTCGTGGTGTCTATGAGGGTGATCCGGTGCCCGATCGTCTCGATCAGCTCCAGAAGGGCAATCCGGGAGGCACGCCATGA